The following is a genomic window from Salvelinus namaycush isolate Seneca unplaced genomic scaffold, SaNama_1.0 Scaffold71, whole genome shotgun sequence.
ACCACAACCAGCTTCGGGAGGGCACGAACCGAGACAGTCCGCACAGGAGCCTTAAAAGTCcctcagactgagagagagagaaaaggggggagggagagggggaggaacaaCAGGCTGGCTGGCCCACACTCATCCTCTCGTACCACCAGGTGTCCTTCCAGCAGATACTGGACTTCAGAGGAACTGCTGCTTCTATACCCCATCTTTACCTTTACCCACAAAGGTCCTAAACGGTAGAAAGTGTCCGGCCAACAGACAGACACCTTATGATGGCAATAACCTGTAGTCCAAGGGGATAGTAGCACTTCACTGAGAGCAAAACAGACAGGGATCAAAAGATGTGGAAGAAGCATTTTCAAAACCTGTTTTGACTGTAGATATTGGGCTGAGTGTTTGGGCTGTTTCATTTAAGTTTCATGAGAGTGATTGTCTTGTTTATCCGCACACTAAGACAGTCAGAACGCACCTAGCctcttgtctgtaatccatgtggGAGGAGGGGAAATCATACATTTTCTAtgaacaaacatttttttttaaatcattcatGTCTTAAGCTCTGTGGGAATCAACAAATCGTAGTATTTGCTCTCATGAGTAATTGTAAAGATttaatgcatcccaaatggaaccctattccctatactgaatagtacactactgttgaacagggcccatagagttctggtcaaaagcagtgcactctaaaggaaatagggtgccatttgggatgctggttCTGCATACCGGTATGTGAGCAACAGGACTTTTTGATGGGACATATTACATTTGTGTTATTAAACCTACCTGTCCTTTGGCCTCTAGAAAGTATTTTTGAAAGTAAATGATTAATTCATGTGTTCTTTCTTGTGATATTTATGTCATAATTTTGTGCCTTCGTTAGTTACTGAGGGGTGGTTAGGAGAGTAGGGGCACCTGTATGAGCGAAAACAATGATGCACACTAAGTACTACAACGTTTGTGAAAAGCACCGATACTATCCCGAGGCATGTGAGGTGGAAAACATGTCTCCCTTGGAGAGGAGAAACACTGTAAACCAATAGTAGGACAGCAGCAATTAGATTTTCTTCTGTTGGAAAATAAATATCTATATTATTTGTCTTTGGTCTTATaatcaatgtttttttaaatgaaaccACTTAATCCTTGTATGTGATTGCATGTTCAAATCCCAGTTTCTGTCTCTTTTTGAAAATCATTTTAACTGGAAATATGTGCAATACATTTGCTATGTTCACCAAATCAGCAACAAGAGGTTCACAGGTTTTTTCGTGTCATTATCATTATTTTAAACGGATGAAACTAGCACGTACATATGAAATAGTGACTGAATTCGAAACTCCCATGAATTCTTTCAGTATCTGAAGTTTGCTGTATATTTTATGAGTAATAAATGTTATTTAATGATGAACTCTGGGTTATCGGTGTGGGTTATGTATTCTATTTTATTTTGCATTGCGTCCACAACATTACATTGTTAAAGGCAATAATAGTAGCCTACATTTGTTTACAACTCGCAGGATTTCCATGCGTGAATTTACAACCGCACAGAGCGTTGCATCAGCACGAGATTGGAAGTGCGTCAAATCTGTACAGCATTGTTACGTCATCACTGATATACGTTGAAACTGATGAGAACGCGCGGGAGCAGTTCAGTGATTCTCGCTAGTGCTGGAGGAGGGTTCATTTTGGCAAGGAAATGTACTGATTTTGCAAGGACATGGAGAATAAAGAGTTCAAGGTAGGcatgttatttaagcaataaggcccaaggggttgtggtatatggtcaatataccacggctagaggctgttcttacgcacgacgcaaCCCGAAGTGCTAGGACACAGCCCGTAGccatgtggtatattggccatatatcacgaatcccagaggtgccttattgctatttattataactggttaccaacataattagagcagtaaaaaatacacgttttgtcatacccatggtatacagtctgatataccatggctttcagccaatcagcattcaggtctcgatccacccagtttataattatttttaaatccccatttatATTAATTACTGTGGATTAAatattgttaaataaataaaattatgtGCTATTCATTCTGTAATATCAAACTACAAAGTCTATGGCCGGTTAGTCATGAGAGTTGGCTAAAGGTACAGTAGAATCTGTTGTGGGTCAAATGGGGGACTAGGGTCAAAGGTTATTATGACACCACCTTCACATttccgtcctaaatggcaccctgttccctttgtaggctagtgcactacttttgaccaagataCATACACTGGTTGGCTGACGTCACGAAAAACATGCGTGCTCATCAATGGCCGGAATGCGTGTATCTTGTTATGACTCTAAACCTCAGCTAGCAAGTGCTCattatgcaaatgtatttgtttgcaATTAACATttagagactaaatatagtttacatgttgtcaacattcTAAGCGAACCCTGTCTATTTACCCTGTCTATTTTACCCACAGTTACTTGCCAgtgttgttgctaaacaaccaacccgtctatatagccccacagtggaggtgtcataatacccataaaacctagcggtcaaacagggagggaaatggttccaatcgtttttccaccataaaTTTTTCCCATAGGCGATTTTAGAAACAcataaaataagggctgtgtttcatgtgggTTTACCGTGGTGTGACATTTTTATAACCATGTAAAGCTCTcatggacaaggtgacttttagcaatacatttggctctatttactctcagattcgaaatttctaattagcatcaaagtagacatgcaaaactacaaatccctgcaagctcctaaaCGTCatttctagctgacacctttgctaacaggtattgtgtcaatttaaaacttgcactaaacagttcacagaattgtcaatttaaagaaatgtagccaatttattaattactacatttagctaacattagatagttagtcaagagattcttacctttgcctcgatcagCATGATCATCGTGGCATTTGaaattctttatgatagccacattagcagctaattagcatttcattttgggggggtaaatacaggcgaatatattgataaaagtcaccttgtcctagagagatttacacagttatcaaaatggTAAGCCTacctgaaacacagcccttattttaagtgtttctaaaatccactatgggaaaaatgtatggtgggaaaacgattggaaccatttccctgtttgactactAGGTTTTATGGGGATTTTGACTCATTACTGTGGCACTATATAGAGCTCCGGCCAAAAGAAGTGCATTATATtggaaatagggtgctatttcggACACAAGCATAGATATGATGCATTATGATGTGACCGTAGAAATAGAATAACTAGAAAGGATAGAGCCTCTGaccatggcaatttgactggtaaactgaaCTGTACACCTGACATGATgttcttttttattatttttttattttattttaaattttatcccattttctccccaattttcgtggtatccaatcgctagtaattacaatcttgtctcatcgctacaactcccgtacgggctcgggagagacgaaggtcgaaagccatgcgtcctccgaagcacaacccaaccaagccgcactgcttcttaacacagcgcgcctccaacccggaagccagccacaccaatgtgtcggaggaaacaccgtgcacccgcccccctcggttagcgcgcactgcgcccggcccgccacaggagtcgctggagcgcgatgagacaaggatatccctgccggccaaaccctccctaacccggacgacgctatgccaattgtgcgtcgccccacggacctcccggtcgcagccggctgcgacagagcctgggcgcgaacccagctgACATGATGTTCtggtgattctatttctatgcatatGATGCATTATCATGTGACATGGAGTGTTGGGTTAATGGTGCTTTCAAGGCAAGTGATCTTGGTCAAATCATGACTTCCATGGTCTTTAGGTCGGAAAGTTGGAGCTCTaaaaagatgccagagtttccgactttatttaatttaatttttagTAATTtgtttgtgatatccaattggtagttacgatctagtctcatcgctgcaacttcccaacgggctcgggagaggtaaAGGTCGAGTCAggagtcctccgaaacatgacacgCCAAGCCGCGCTGCTTCTGACTTGGAAAtccaagttggatgactgttGAAAACAATTTTTCCCTGTCGGAGTTAGTTTTTTTCCCccggttgtcttgaacgcactgaagtcggaagtcagagagttcccagttgttttcaaCACGGCTAAAGGCGACACAGTAGGTGACATCCAAACATGACTTTGTGCTGTCTTTCAGGAGTCAGAGGTCAGTGGGAATGACCTCACCCTCATAGACCTGGATGACCCCATCAATGACGGTGATATTATGAAGGAAGACAGGTAAGTGATTTACACTAATGACACATTTGTGACTGGTTACAGGATCACATAGGCCTACAAATACAGAttctgtagtaggtcaaaggtcCTATGGAGAGGTAGgcccagagccatgtatttagagagaTGGGACATCTATCTGCATTATGTTGCATTTACATCAATATGTATACATTATATGACACAGTATAATCAAAGATATCCATATGAGAGCTGGCTCCCCATGCGCAATATTGACATTTTAAACAATAATATGTAACTGAACATCTATTTTATAATTAACTTATTGGGTAAATGAAAGGCTCAAAGGCGCTAACATGGAGTCCTTTCTAAAagtttgccaaattctctaaatactgtatatacctcTGGATAGGCCGAGTCATCTCAGAGTATTGGAACCATATAATTCGAGTGATTCTATTCTAATTCTAGAATGATTCATTCTACTTCTATGATTCTAATTCTATAATTGGAACACATCCTCACACTCACATTATAGCACATTATAGTGACCTTAGAGAGATTCCTTTTTCTGTATCTAGATCTGATAAAGATCACAGAGAGGTTGAGAGACAGACCACGTTGGAAGAGGCTGTTCTAGAGACAGATATCCAAACTCTGTCACTAGAGgctgaaggagagattgagatgCAGGAGGCTGATCTGAAGACAGATGGCACGTCTCAGTCAcagaaggttgaaggagagattgagttggacgatgctgttgccatcccacctcagtcacaggaggttgaaggagagagtgagttggacgaggccgttgtcatcccatctcagtcacaggaggtatgatgtattgtgttttgtgttttaatGACGCATTGAAGATTAAAATGACAAATGAATTTTCAAAGCTTGAGCTAGTAAAGGTCTTCTAATCTAGGAGGCCAAAGGTGAGAGTGAGTTGAAGCAGGTTGATCTGAAGACAGCCACATCAACTCTGACACTGGAGGTCGAAGGAGAGAGTGTGATGCAGGAGAGTGATGATCTACAAACAGCCGGGACATCTCAATCCCAGGAGACTGAACGAGTGGCAAAGGTAAATGCTTCCagataacagtgtgtgtgtacatttctgTTTGTGCATGCAGACAGTAGTtcgtaaacagacattgcattaacAGTGCTATGGCGAATTTGATTGAATTCCAGCCTAAGTCTGCTTTCTGTCGTCCCCATCAGGCTGCAGTGGTGACCACTAGCGTGACCCGCAAGGCTGCAGCCTCCCAGACCAGCCTCACCTTCAGCAGGGGAAAGAGAAGCTACCCAGACCTACACACCTTTGTGCAGGACATGAAGGATGAGTAAGTTGCTCTTTGGCTTCCCCATGCATCCCCTAGATATGTTCCCTATTAGAGCCTTGGTCAACAATAGTTCAGTATTTAAGGAataggggccatttgggacgcactcatagggacaatctcaattgcatactctcttctcgcctccttctcaaaacccattggatgagaaagccctcCCTTTTGACCTTCtcgtccaatgggttttgagaaggagatgaTGAGTCTCGGACAAATACAAGGGACTCAACTGACCAAATGACCAATCAGGGATGTTTGGATGTGGCCTAGTTCCGTAGAGGTCCATCCATAACGTAATCTAAGAGAATAGAGGTAATGTCATGTAGTTTAATTGTGTACCTTTATTTATAGTAATGAGGCAAGAGAAGTGACCTCTCTTGGCCGCAGCGTCAGATTCAGCTTTAGTGGAGGACCCAGTAGGCGCACCAGTTCTAGAACCACTTGCAGCACACGAACTCccacccctttcccctcctctcacaggtacttacccctatcatcttctctcataggtacctacccctagcccttcctctcacaggtacctaccccttttccctcctctcacaggtacctaccccttttccctcctctcacaggtacctaccccttttccctcctctcacaggtacctacccatatcccctcctctcacaggtacctacccctatcccctcctctcacaggtacttacccctatcccctcctctcataggtacttacccctttcccctcctctcataggtacttacccctttcccctcctcttcttGTAGGTCtttctaaaaacattattccCATGTCCCTTGTTATAAGTACAAATATCCATTCCAGATCCACTTAGTGAGAAATACTACTTAGATACTTCCAAATTCTTGGatcatattttgtattttgttaccATGTACTATTCATTTCTGTTGTGCATTCTACAGGTCCATGACCTCTTTGCTGAGTGAGGACGAAGAGCGATATGTCTCCTCACCTGAGGGTGGTGATAGAGAGATGAGACACAGACCCCACTCAGCACCACTGAGATATGTGTTTGGAATCACTGAGGATTCTGTCTTCAACATGGTCCAGAGCGGCCAGTCGCAGAGTGACATCGTACTGTCGTCCAGTTGGAGTAGACGGGAGAAATACAGACCTGTCAAAAAACCAACGGACACCAGGTTTATGATGGGTATTGTAGAGTTGGTTATGAACCTTCTCAACTCCAGATTGGCTGAGCTAATGCGAAGTCTCAGTCAGGGAACTCTAGGTCCGCTGTCTGGTAGTATCTCAGCAAGTCAGCAGTTTGCCCAAGAGATGCTAAGCATGGTGTCTGCTAAGATGTATTCCCATGCCATAGAGCATATTGCGCACGGCAACAAGTCTCCCCTTGAGTTAGAGAGGGAGCTTGAGGCCATATTGGGTCCTCTGGCTGGACAGGTTATAGTCATCATCATAGATAGCATCTTCAAGGCTAAAGCCAACGGAGGAAACAAGGGGCGAGCGACCAGCCCCTTTACCTATTTTCTCACTGCCATTTCGGCAGAAGTACAAAGCCTAGTTGTTCAGAGATCGGCTAGTAGACCGTCCACCAGACTGTCCAACAACGACCCACTGCTGAACATTTCCAAGTCAAAGGTCTTAAGATCAGTTCTGCTCAAAATGGCAGAACTCTTTGGTCAAGGTCCAAGTGAAACCTGTCTAGTTCAACTCTCCACCATGTCCATGACAGATCTGTCATCATCTATTTCTGACTCCACCTTGAAGCAGTTGTGTTGTAGCTCTGCTGTTGCTGCAGCAACTGTCTGTCAAGCAATCAAAACGGAGCTCGAGAGCCAGAGACCTACCAACCTGTCAGCCAGAGACCTACTATCGTCTCTGGTAGAGACCATTGAGGACATGGATATCTCTGACGTCCTCCAGGGCCCGTCGGCCATTTTGGAGGAGGCTGCTATGATAAAGCACCCAGAGATGTCCACCTCGATAATATACAGGTCTTTGCTTCTCGACTCATCTCTCGCCTCCTCTAACATGGTCACTGAGAGCATTATCTTCAACAGTCCACGCCCATCAGAGGAGAATGTGAGTATTCAGAAGGTGCTCCCTGCTGATAAAGTTGACATCCTCCATGGTCAACCAGTGGAGGAGTATATCGTCAAAGCTGAGCAATGCATCACTCAGGTCATTCAGGATGCAGCTGTCACATATACTGGCGTGCTGGATAAAACCGACACTTGTGGGAAACTGTCggaagttctgtctgtctgtgtttccgCGGAGAATATTGAGGAAGCATCCTCTGATCTATT
Proteins encoded in this region:
- the LOC120042545 gene encoding uncharacterized protein LOC120042545, which translates into the protein MENKEFKESEVSGNDLTLIDLDDPINDGDIMKEDRSDKDHREVERQTTLEEAVLETDIQTLSLEAEGEIEMQEADLKTDGTSQSQKVEGEIELDDAVAIPPQSQEVEGESELDEAVVIPSQSQEEAKGESELKQVDLKTATSTLTLEVEGESVMQESDDLQTAGTSQSQETERVAKAAVVTTSVTRKAAASQTSLTFSRGKRSYPDLHTFVQDMKDE